GGTCGCCTCGCGCGGTAGCCTGGGCGTTCCGCGTCGGGAGTCAATAGCCGAGGCGTCGACCGCTCCCGGCTGCCACAGAGCGAGCCGTAGAGGAATTGCGGGCAACGCCCGGTCGAATTTCTCACGCAACGAAGGCTGACGATCGACCTGAGCAGCCACAAAGTCTGGAGAAGCGTGGTCAGCACGAGACGTCCATAGAGGATCTCTCGGGGGGGGTTGCAGGGGGCCGTTTTAACCGTCCACTCACTGTTGTTGAGGAGTCCAAGTAGAGGATGTTTAGGCCATGAGAAGGTAAAGAAGGTGTAAGGCCGTATGCATGCCGCTATGGCATCTAAATGCGTGCGTGGGCTCTCCACACAACTGCCATCGGGCTTGGTAGTTGCTACAGCACCTGGGAAGGATCTCAGCAAAAGGAAGGAAACCTTGGCAGCATAATGCCAGGCAGCATATGCGGTTATGCTGCCTGGCAATGGGGTGGAATCCTAAGATACAAGGAGGCAGCTTGGGCATCCGCCGACTAAAGCCACTTTACACTATGCCCAAATCAGCGGGAAGAAAGTAAACCAGGCAATTGATAAGATTGATTACCGAGGTATGATTCTATTAGTAGATGATAGCGTTGAATCTTTAGATGTGCGTCAACTATGTTTTTCACATAGCAAATTCCGACAATGTGGGCTTCGGCTGCTAGGTATGCTTCATCATAATAATCATAATCATCATAATCATCCTCAAAATAGGTGATAGTATCATCATGAATGTATATAAGATCGTCATCGGTCTGTATCGTCTCAACTACTTCTATTGTTTCATTGTTTGGGGTTGACAAAGTAATAATCAGGTCCAAACCTTCCGTTCGGAAATCTAGAACTGTGTATCCAGGATCTAATACTCGATATACAATTTCATCATCGATAATTCCAGCCTGTAGCTCGGAAATCATATCGTGCATAAACAAAGATTCCACTATGTCATAATATCCTTGTCGAAATGCAGCAACCATTGGTGAAGTGTCGTAAGTGTCATCCAGGGGTTGGTCGCATCCATTTGCCAATATGAAATCAACAGCATCTGAATGACCGTTATATGCAGCTAGATATAGTGGGGTTGCCATGCTGGTCATCTGCACACTGAGATCTGCGCCTTTTGATACCAAATATTGAAGTACATCAGTATGCCCTCTCCAAGCAGCAGAATGCACCGCATTGCAATTTGATCCCCCTCGTTGGTTCACAGCAGCCCATTAGATACAAGGGACCCACAAGCTCAAGGTTGCCAACTGATGCTGCTGCTATCAAAGGCGTAATTGAGCCCTCATGCAGATGATTTATCTCAGCCCCCATCCATAGAATCGATTCGATGTAAGACGTTCTTGATGCTCCTGATATCTCTTTTACGAGTATATCCCCAAGTTCATAAGGATTCAACATCTCCAATTCATCGATGGTTAGTATAGTCATACATCCTCCAAGATTTATATATAGGCTTATAGGCCTTTACAATGATTAATAAACAAATGTATGGATTAATTTTGAAAGTAGCAAGAAATATTTGGATAATACCTCTTTTATTACTATTGCGCGTTTTGCACCTGTGATTTTCTAGCTGCTGAGTAATATCTAGTGTAGACTGTTTGGATTATTGTTAGCATAGTTAAGCATCTCAGGATGATCAGGTAGATCAGGATTCCAGGGGGGGCTTTGTACATAGGGGACTCCCAAGATGCCTAGGAATTCCAAGCTCCATATGCCTCCTTGTGTTCCCAAGTAGATACCATTGGTTAACGGCTGTCATAAAATCCATCATATCGTTGATCTATAACGATAGTGTTCATTCTTTAGTCCTCGTTCGATGGTATGATTGTGGCGGATTTCTATTGAACGATGAGGTGTCCGCGCAGTGGGCGTGTCTTGTATTCGATCCAATAGTAATAAAACATATTAAAATCGAAAGATTGAACGAACATGTGAACTTCCTATGAGGCCTTGCCTACAGACCTAGTAACCACTGTTTACTAACGTCCTAGGAATGTGCCATGATGAATATTCGCTCAATTGGGTTCGACACTCTAACATTTGTTCTAGCAACAAAACCAGATTTTATGAGGGGTCACGCTGAAGATGATCGATTCATGTCAAAACTCGAGGCAGGATCACTATTTGATCGTGTCTCCTCAAAGGAGGATGGTTCGCGTAGGAGGCCTGCCTACGGCCAAACGGTCATATCTACAAAATATAAGGGCCTCTTCGTGACATCTAATCCTCAGATGACTTCAGTTAACTGCTCAGTGCCCGGACTAATGACCGGTAATAACATCAATGGATTCCCGATCGAACGAATGCATGAGTTCACTGCGGAAGTCTCGAATCGATTGGGTGTTGATGCTTCAAAAGGAAGAGTGACGAGGCTAGATCTCTGTGTAAATGTAGATTCCAGCTTACTACTGACTGACTTCATTGATCGCTACAATTCAAACGACAAGAGATACAATGAGATACTCTTCGATCGGAGTACGAAGTATGTGAAGTGTAAATCCAAAGAAAATGCTTTGTATTCGCAGATCCATCGTTACAAGAATGGTTCTGACGCACACAGTATCGTGCGCGAGTACCTAGATGCAAATCACGGTCTCACTGACATGATTAGATGGGAGCTCAAGCTTCGCAAGCCAGCATTTAGGAGAGACCGTACCACCCTTGCCGACTTAGACAATTGTACTCAAAACGACTGGCTTGTCAACCAATACACCGATTTGGTAAGCGTTGTAGGAATTAATGATCTGCAAAGACCTGCCGCATTATCTGGCTTCAGAATTGACGCTTTTGATGGGCTTAGACAATTCAAATTGTGGTGCGTGCAACTGGGTATAAAGGCGTATGGCCAAGAGCGACTTCTGAATCTATTGTATGCAAACAGGCAAGTGATGGATCGTAAGGTGTTCCACGGCATCAAGGAGCTTCTGGAGCGCACGTCGGTGTCAGATGTCGCCGGGGCCATTGAATCGCCTGCAGCCTTGCTGAAGGAGATAGTGGCCAACGGCATAGATGAATGCTTTAGATAAGACAGGCGCTAACCAGGGCTTCCAGGTAATCCTGGAGGTTCGCTCACGCTGGCCATTTCAATCCGCACGCAATGGACCACTGGAGATTCCGCCTTATGTTACCACCCGAGTCCTCATAGGTGTGACTACATGCTTAAGTACTACATCGCAGTAGCAAATGCAATCTGGCATAATGATTAAAGGATCGCATTTTATATAGTGCGGTGGCTAGTTTCGTGCGGAATGAGGCGGTCAATGTCAGCGGATTCTCCACTAAGAGCATTTTTATAGGCTACCACCTAACCAACCTCCACACTTAATACACACCCAAAAAGCAGTTGATACTATGCATAGAACCCTATTCGCTATGCTTTTTCCCCTCATCACAGTTACCATATGCTATGGGCAAACGGCAGTGGAGTGGGCTGATAGAGGGGACACAAAAAGGGTAAACTCGGATTACAGAGGGGCGATAGCCGATTGCAGCAAGGCTATTGAACTTGACCCGACGCTCGCAGCAGCATACTATACAAGAGGGGATGCCAAAAGGATGCTACAGGATTACAGAGGAGCGATGGGCGATTTAAACAAGGCTATTGAACTTGACCCGACGTTCGCAATGGCATACTTTACTAGAGGGGACGCTAAAAGAGTGCTCGAGGATTACAGAGGAGCGATATCCGATTGCAACAAGGCTATTGAACTTGACCCGACGTTCGCAATGGCATACTTTACAAGAGGGGACGCCAAAAGAATGATTGAGGATGACAGAGGAGCGGTAGCTGATTGCAACAAGGCTATTGAACTTGACCCGACATTCGCATCGGCATATTGTACTAGAGGTTTAAGTAAGATATCTATGGGACAAAAGCATGGCGGGTGTTTAGACCTCTCCAAGGCTGGAGAGTTGGGGTATGAACGGGCTTATGATGCAATTAAGGAGTTCTGTAAATAGACGCGGTACCGAAGAATTTAAAGGCCAACCCCCATTCACATTACACACAACCGAAGGCAGTTGATACTATGCTTAAAACCATACTTGCTTTGCTTATTCCCCTCGTCACCGTTTTCATATGCTATGGGCAAACGGCAGATGAGTGGGTAAATAGAGGATGGGCCAAATACAAACTCAACGATTACAAAGGAGCGATAGCAGATTACAACGAGGCTATTAAACTTGACCCGGCGCACGCAATGGCATACTCTCATAGAGGGAGAGCCAAATATAAGCTCGATGATCACAGAGGCGCGATAGCCGATTGCAGCAAGGCTATTAAACTTGACCCGCTGGACGCATGGGCATACTCTAACAGGGCGAGAGCCAAATATATGCTCAAGGATTACACAGGGGCGATAGCCGATTGCAATAAGGCTATTGAACTTAACCCAGCGCATGCATCGGCTTACTCTACTAGAGGACTAGCTAGAATA
This region of Ignavibacteria bacterium genomic DNA includes:
- a CDS encoding ankyrin repeat domain-containing protein; its protein translation is MHSAAWRGHTDVLQYLVSKGADLSVQMTSMATPLYLAAYNGHSDAVDFILANGCDQPLDDTYDTSPMVAAFRQGYYDIVESLFMHDMISELQAGIIDDEIVYRVLDPGYTVLDFRTEGLDLIITLSTPNNETIEVVETIQTDDDLIYIHDDTITYFEDDYDDYDYYDEAYLAAEAHIVGICYVKNIVDAHLKIQRYHLLIESYLGNQSYQLPGLLSSR
- a CDS encoding tetratricopeptide repeat protein encodes the protein MHRTLFAMLFPLITVTICYGQTAVEWADRGDTKRVNSDYRGAIADCSKAIELDPTLAAAYYTRGDAKRMLQDYRGAMGDLNKAIELDPTFAMAYFTRGDAKRVLEDYRGAISDCNKAIELDPTFAMAYFTRGDAKRMIEDDRGAVADCNKAIELDPTFASAYCTRGLSKISMGQKHGGCLDLSKAGELGYERAYDAIKEFCK
- a CDS encoding tetratricopeptide repeat protein; translated protein: MLKTILALLIPLVTVFICYGQTADEWVNRGWAKYKLNDYKGAIADYNEAIKLDPAHAMAYSHRGRAKYKLDDHRGAIADCSKAIKLDPLDAWAYSNRARAKYMLKDYTGAIADCNKAIELNPAHASAYSTRGLARIQLGQRDSGCLDLSKAGELGLEGAYDAIQQHCN